In uncultured Ilyobacter sp., a genomic segment contains:
- a CDS encoding ester cyclase — protein MGKYQEAKKKVRDYFDALESARVEDIKNVLKEYMSEDYLFRGVYPFREQHGTDATAENFWIPLKKSLKRMQRRQDIFIGGTNEISGEKWVMSMGHFMGLFDEEWMGIRPTGKMINLRYAEFSCVENDKITKTGIFIDIIGFMIQAGANPLPPSTGSYFVYPGPRDHNGLLFEDAPENEGIETLALVNKMVDDLSALNDSGAMGCPPEVLEKSWSKDMIWYGPGGIGASYTIPRYQLQHQLPFRNNLKDKKFNGHVCRFAEGNFACFFGWPNLSNVPIGGFLGLPGGEVKADMQVVDVYYRKDDKLSENWVLIDIPFWLKQQGLDIFERTQQILNPKL, from the coding sequence ATGGGAAAATATCAAGAGGCAAAGAAGAAAGTCAGAGATTATTTTGATGCACTGGAAAGTGCAAGAGTAGAAGATATAAAAAATGTATTAAAAGAGTATATGAGTGAAGACTACTTATTTAGAGGAGTGTATCCTTTTAGGGAACAACATGGAACTGATGCGACAGCAGAAAATTTTTGGATACCTTTAAAAAAATCTTTGAAGCGAATGCAGAGAAGACAAGACATATTCATCGGAGGCACAAATGAGATCAGTGGTGAGAAATGGGTAATGTCTATGGGTCACTTTATGGGACTCTTTGATGAAGAGTGGATGGGAATTAGACCTACTGGTAAAATGATAAATCTAAGATATGCTGAATTTAGTTGTGTTGAGAACGATAAAATAACCAAAACAGGAATATTTATAGATATCATTGGATTTATGATTCAGGCTGGAGCCAACCCTTTACCACCTTCAACAGGGTCATACTTTGTATATCCAGGACCGAGGGATCACAACGGCTTACTTTTTGAAGATGCTCCAGAAAATGAAGGAATAGAAACCTTGGCCCTGGTAAATAAGATGGTTGATGATCTTTCAGCTTTAAATGACAGCGGAGCCATGGGATGCCCACCGGAAGTTCTTGAAAAGTCTTGGTCTAAAGATATGATCTGGTATGGACCGGGAGGTATAGGAGCCAGTTATACTATTCCTAGGTATCAGCTCCAGCACCAATTACCTTTCAGGAATAATTTAAAGGATAAAAAATTCAACGGACATGTATGTAGATTTGCAGAAGGAAATTTTGCATGTTTTTTTGGATGGCCAAATCTATCAAATGTACCAATTGGAGGTTTTTTAGGACTTCCTGGCGGAGAAGTGAAAGCAGATATGCAGGTGGTAGATGTTTATTATCGTAAAGATGATAAACTTTCTGAAAACTGGGTTCTCATAGATATACCTTTCTGGCTGAAACAACAAGGACTGGATATTTTTGAGCGTACTCAACAGATTTTAAATCCAAAATTATAG